In the genome of Arachis stenosperma cultivar V10309 chromosome 6, arast.V10309.gnm1.PFL2, whole genome shotgun sequence, the window TATTTGTCTAAGAGTTTTACACCAACAGCAGGATCTGTCTTAGCCCAAAGAGCATCACCAACATCCTCTTATGTAGGCTCCATACATGAGGGTCTGCTCGGTTCAGCTGCCATCCGACAATCTGCGCCAGCTATAAAGATCAAGAGTACTTTTTGTTTGGTAAACAGTCTATTTATCCCACCTCAATTGTATATAACTGCCACAGTGCTAATATTGAAATATAATCCCATCTAAGCTTGGTTCAGGTGTCAACATTAACTTTTCTTGGTGCTATCAACTTCCTTCAATCACTGGATAGAAGAATTGACCCCTTGATCTCCAACCCAAGACAAGAAGTTGTGATTTATGTTGGAAGAAAGCTCTTTCAGGTAATGCATTTAATAGAATTGGAGGTGCAGTGTAGGGACTGCAGTGTTAGAATACTGTTCATAACAGAATTGACAGTTACTGACAACTGTCACTATAACAGAGTCATAACTGACTCAGTAGTGTAAAGACCCTAATATCCATTTCTCTTTCTATCTCTAGGTTCTCTGAATTCTAGTATTGCTGACAACTTTTTAGTAAATTTATGTGTCACAACTCAGGGTGAATGACAATATTTCTCTGAATGactaaaattcaattttaagcAGCATCTAAGCTCATTGATTTTCAACTTTCAAATAtgtcaaaagaaaaacaaagggaTTTCACTTATCCTATCGGTAATAAATTCTTTCTGCAAATGGAGGTTGGTGGCGAGCAGATGCTAGAAGAAGGTTTAGCAGGAAGCCTCGGGACCTTACTTGGTTGGGCAATGACATTTATATATTTGGGTGGAAGGCTGCCTCAAATATGTCTGAATGTGAGTTATATTTTCTACTGCCTttggttgaaatttttttatatttaaaattatttatatgtgctAATGAAGGGGAGCCTTGGAGCAACGGTTGAGTTGTCTCCATGTGACCTCAAGGTCACGGGTTTCAAGCAGTGGAAACAACCACTGATGTAATTATCAGGTTAGGCTGCGTATATTACACCCTTTGTTGAGGCCCTTTCCCGGACCCTGCGTTAACGTGGATGCTTGTGCACCGGGCtgccttttatttttatgtgcTAATGATAAGATAGATCATGGTCTGATTAGTTATAGTGACACAAAATTCTCATCAATCTTTTTCAGATCAGAAGAGGTCATGCTGAGGTTAGGGACTCTTAACTATTAAGGTTGAGattctttatgtatgaaccGGAATCAATTAACTAACATTGCAGAATCTAAATTTCCAATTATAATATACAGGGCCTCAATCCTTTGATGTTTCTTTTTGCTTTAATGGGGAATGCCACTTATGTTGGAAGGTATGCTTCTGGTTTGTATTATCTTCTCTAATTTAAATCTTAGTACCAATGAATTTGGCCAGCCAAAAAATAAAGGATAGGATTAAATTATCACATATGCTGAAAGAACATGAacatcttttttcttttcctttttctttttcttttattttagcaTACTTGTGATCAGCTTGGAATGGTCAAGAATCAAACCAAATCTACCATGGCTAGTGGATGCAGGAGGATGTGTCCTTCTAGATGGCTTTGTATCCTTTTCTGTGAATTTATCTCATAACAAATCTTGCTAGAGAAAAGTGGATCCTTCTTGGCATGTTATTAGTAGGATCTGGTTTTAAATTAAAGTTGCGGATGCAGTCGCAGTCGTGGTTGTCATGATTGCAGACATTGCAGCTTTTGCAATATGCAATTGCAGTAGGATGAACAAGATAATTTGGAATTTAGCTTATTAAGTTGGAAAGTTATGTATGTTTATTATTTCAGCCTTACAGAAACACATTGAAAAGTGGTGAGAATTAGTATTAAATCTAAGGTCGTATGAAAATATTCCCCCTGCCCTCCCTCTTTTTTTCCCCTTTCCCCCTTATCTgtatcttttcttttcatttgaATTAAGAAGAATATGCTGttacagaaaagaaaagagaatacATAGCTCTTTGGTTTAATTGAacaaaaacacacacacacacacacacacgcaAAAAGACAAACAGAATAATATTCCAACTGAGCCATGAACAAAAATGTTTGCAGACAAAAGGGATTGATGTGGTTGACCTTGATAATATTTTGTagattttgatgcaatttatgTATTTCCGCTTTTGGAGCTCTCCTCAGAGTGATTATAAACCTCTGACTGTTGCTTAAAGAGGAAGAAAcaggttctctctctctctctctatgtATGTGCATTGTATTTGTGCTCCTAATCTCTTCAATTATTATCTTCTTTCAGTGGTAGTATTGAGGCTGCCAAGATTAACTAAGGGTTCAATTATACTAATGACAGTCATGGTTCCATTAGCTTTAAATGTTTGAAGTTTTATTGTCTTAATctaaagaaaatgaaagaaatggACAGTGTCTCAGTTGGATGAAGATGAGAAACCATAGAGTTCACAACTACAGCAAAGTTTTATTCTTCCAGAACACTGTATAATATATCTTCATCATATCATATGCTGGCAGTTAATAAACATAAGAATATACAGTTTGGTTTCAGTGCCACTAGTAGTTAGTGCTATTTGGATGAATCAGGAATCTGTATATATTATCGTAATAATACAGAAAATGGTTCTATTTGGCCGTTGTTTGCCTAAGAACGTAGATCTGTGTGGTTTTACGAAGCGTCTAAGCACAGTTCACTCGCGTTACTTATAATTTTCTTACACTAAACCCAAATAAATGCTTAAGTGCGGAAACACTTCTTTACATGTTAATTGTGAAATCTTACTCTGCTAAATAATGTTTGTCTTggcttattttttaattctctTGATTTGACCATTAATGTAGGTAATTTGTTCCGGCATCATTCTGACATAGATGTTCATAGCAATCTTGCAATGTCCACTTAGCCGATCGATACCTGTTAGCCAGAACGCCAGAAACAGAAAAGGAAATGTCTCTTGTATTTGATCAATAGATTGACATTTTATACTTTGATAGTTTTAGACAATATAAAATGCTTTACTATAATGAAACCTCAGGGTTACTTTTCTTTGTTCAACCAGGATGTGTTTGATTACTTAGCAATTTAGCATCAATATATGCCTACTGCGGATTGTGGAAAAAATGCTTGTAATTTTGTGAAGTTTACTTTGGAATTTACACTATTCTTCTTAGGTACACATGTTTCCGTTGAAAGTAATCCTGTTTGAACATTTAAGATTTCATAGGAAGCATAACTTTCTTCTTACTCTATGCTAAGGAGTTAGAAGTCAAGAATCAATAATCGAACCTAGAACTACTAgttaagaagaaaaagaatttgcAACTTCAACTAACAGTGTCTTGGTATTAGAATTCAGAATTCTATGATGAATATTTGCAAAGGGGGATTCCTTGGCAAGTGAGATAGCATATTCTCTAATATAGAGTCAAGAACAAATCTTGCATGTGCCTTGAGCCACAAGATTGATCATGTGAAAACGTATCCTAGTATTCATAGGCCATTAGATGTTCAGTAGTAGCCTTAAGTGTAGGAAGCTTTACCCTCGGGGCTTCAGTGATGCCATAAGATCCTTGAGGGCAGAACACAATGTAAACTATTGCATCATGACCAAGTTCCAGATCATATACACGCTGCCCTGCAGCATATTCCCCAAGAAGTTGGTAtgatctttctgtttgatcCATTGCAACACACATATCCTCACTACCTGCACAAATCCAAGGGAGAAAAACGTAATTTCCCAAAAATCGAACAAGATGATTGCATGGCATTAGAAAGTTTTAAAGAATGGCATACATGCTGCTAATTCAATCTGTGTCTGGTAGATAAAGTCCAACACAGCAGAGATCTCCCTCTCAAACTTTTGAAATGGACCATTTGAGAACTCCATCTTTCTCAGCTTACATAGTCCTTCTCCTAACTGCATCATTGCTCCTCTGTGATTCTATTCATCCATGAGAATCTTGTTTAGACAAGAGTAGCTCAAAACCCATGCATAAACCATACCTTTATtaaagaaattgatttttgacACTAGATTGGAAATTCTTAAACTTTATCTGAACATTTGGAAATAGATGATAACAggacacacaacaaaacaagatttaagaataaaaatcaATCGTTTAGGTGTCTTAGAAAACAATGTGTGGTATTACAAAACATTTTGCCAAATGTTTTGGTCCATGCTATTCTTGAACATATAGTGCAAAACTTGTATCTTCCTCTCTCAATATTAAAAATGCTATACGCACACCAAAAATCAGTCTTTAAATCTGTCACCacatatttgtgtataaatacatatgtttAATTCATTTTCAATGAGTATTTTGTATTTTAGCATA includes:
- the LOC130936164 gene encoding uncharacterized protein LOC130936164 isoform X2, translated to MALLPSPLRTLFHNISSQRFLPNPIITLNHTLTPSKEIMHLNHSRSSNSMALAVSYRYFTEEEEEDEEDHNFDEAVALFNGGEYYKCHDYLEALWHNAEDPTRTLIHGILQCAVGFHHLFNQNHRGAMMQLGEGLCKLRKMEFSNGPFQKFEREISAVLDFIYQTQIELAACSEDMCVAMDQTERSYQLLGEYAAGQRVYDLELGHDAIVYIVFCPQGSYGITEAPRVKLPTLKATTEHLMAYEY
- the LOC130936164 gene encoding uncharacterized protein LOC130936164 isoform X1 → MALLPSPLRTLFHNISSQRFLPNPIITLNHTLTPSKEIMHLNHSRSSNSMALAVSYRYFTEEEEEDEEDHNFDEAVALFNGGEYYKCHDYLEALWHNAEDPTRTLIHGILQCAVGFHHLFNQVNHRGAMMQLGEGLCKLRKMEFSNGPFQKFEREISAVLDFIYQTQIELAACSEDMCVAMDQTERSYQLLGEYAAGQRVYDLELGHDAIVYIVFCPQGSYGITEAPRVKLPTLKATTEHLMAYEY
- the LOC130936163 gene encoding probable vacuolar amino acid transporter YPQ1 isoform X1; amino-acid sequence: MTMRALEGFSLYHMSSSTRETASYILGVISVIVWVIAEIPQIITNYTAKSAKGLSLTFLFTWVIGDIFNLLGCILEPATLPTQLYVAVLYTIITIALGSQTIYYEHIYHGQKYKRQHEPETPEIFRRSNSAEQKASDAEHNDEYDDFSDGAKMSSPIPFPGQPQSPNSELFYQSARYLSKSFTPTAGSVLAQRASPTSSYVGSIHEGLLGSAAIRQSAPAIKIKSTFCLVSTLTFLGAINFLQSLDRRIDPLISNPRQEVVIYVGRKLFQVGGEQMLEEGLAGSLGTLLGWAMTFIYLGGRLPQICLNIRRGHAEGLNPLMFLFALMGNATYVGSILVISLEWSRIKPNLPWLVDAGGCVLLDGFILMQFMYFRFWSSPQSDYKPLTVA